Proteins from a single region of Caloramator sp. E03:
- a CDS encoding ABC transporter ATP-binding protein — protein sequence MEKVVEMRGITKVFPGVRANENVNFELRKGEIHVLLGENGAGKTTLMNILYGLYQPDEGEIYINEKKANIKSPSDAISYGIGMVHQHFMLVHNFTVAENIVLGKEPRKFINMDMKKAVEDTKKIADAYGFKIDPNAVIEDISVGQQQKVEILKALYRGAEILILDEPTAVLTPQEIEELGVILKNLVKEGKSIILITHKLKEVMGMSDRVTIIRRGKIINTVNTKETNIEQLAEMMVGRKVNLVVEKKMANPKEVVLKVENLEAHDHRGLPALKGVNFEVRAGEILGIAGVDGNGQSELLEVLTGLRKPVAGKVVLKDKDITGKNPREIMEAGISNIPEDRHKRGLVLKYTLAENSILGIHNKQPFAKGIMMDYTKIKEFARKLIEEFDVRTPNEDVLASSLSGGNQQKMVVAREIAKDPDLIIAAQPTRGLDVGAIEYIHKRLVEERDKGRAVLLVSLELDEVMALSDRIAVIYDGKIVGVLDAKEATENDLGILMAGGTLDTLNKGGVQ from the coding sequence ATGGAAAAAGTTGTAGAAATGCGAGGAATAACTAAAGTATTTCCTGGCGTACGTGCTAACGAAAACGTAAACTTTGAACTAAGAAAAGGCGAGATACATGTTTTGCTTGGGGAAAACGGCGCAGGAAAAACAACTTTGATGAATATACTGTATGGCTTATATCAGCCTGATGAAGGAGAAATCTACATAAATGAAAAAAAAGCAAATATAAAATCCCCATCTGATGCTATCTCTTATGGAATCGGTATGGTACATCAGCATTTTATGCTTGTTCATAATTTTACGGTTGCTGAGAACATAGTTTTAGGTAAGGAACCAAGAAAATTTATTAATATGGATATGAAAAAGGCTGTTGAAGATACAAAAAAGATTGCAGATGCTTACGGATTTAAAATAGATCCTAATGCTGTAATTGAGGACATATCTGTAGGGCAGCAGCAAAAGGTAGAGATATTAAAGGCTTTATATAGAGGAGCTGAGATACTGATACTTGATGAGCCTACAGCAGTTTTAACTCCTCAGGAAATAGAAGAATTAGGTGTAATACTAAAAAATCTTGTAAAAGAAGGAAAATCAATCATTTTAATTACTCATAAGCTTAAAGAAGTAATGGGTATGAGTGATAGAGTAACCATAATAAGAAGGGGAAAGATAATTAATACTGTAAACACAAAAGAAACTAATATTGAGCAGCTTGCAGAGATGATGGTTGGAAGAAAGGTAAATCTTGTAGTTGAAAAAAAGATGGCAAACCCAAAGGAAGTTGTCTTAAAAGTTGAAAATTTAGAGGCTCATGATCATAGAGGTCTTCCTGCGTTAAAAGGAGTTAATTTTGAAGTTAGGGCAGGAGAAATACTTGGTATTGCTGGAGTAGATGGGAATGGTCAATCAGAACTTTTAGAGGTATTAACTGGGCTGAGAAAGCCAGTAGCAGGTAAAGTGGTTTTAAAAGATAAAGATATAACTGGTAAAAACCCAAGGGAGATAATGGAGGCAGGAATTAGCAATATACCTGAAGACAGACATAAAAGAGGACTTGTTTTAAAATATACTCTTGCTGAGAACTCTATTTTAGGAATACATAATAAGCAGCCTTTTGCAAAAGGAATAATGATGGATTATACAAAGATTAAGGAATTTGCAAGAAAGCTCATTGAAGAGTTTGATGTTAGGACACCTAATGAGGATGTTTTAGCTTCAAGCCTTTCAGGTGGAAACCAGCAAAAGATGGTTGTTGCAAGGGAAATAGCAAAGGATCCTGATCTTATAATTGCAGCACAACCAACCCGTGGCCTTGATGTTGGGGCCATAGAGTATATTCATAAAAGACTTGTTGAAGAAAGGGATAAAGGCAGAGCAGTATTATTAGTATCATTGGAACTTGATGAAGTAATGGCATTATCTGATAGGATTGCAGTAATTTATGATGGGAAAATAGTTGGAGTTCTTGATGCTAAAGAAGCAACAGAAAACGATCTTGGAATATTAATGGCTGGAGGAACTTTAGATACATTAAATAAAGGAGGGGTACAATGA
- a CDS encoding ABC transporter permease → MKKNNSKNDNLKGIKTLVSSLLFPLISIIVAMFVAVIFVMWAKDISFIKGVQVMFKAIWNGSFGRRDNFIETLVYVIPLLFTGLANAVAFKTGLFNIGVEGEFMISITAGAIVGMIPGIPPVIHIILVLIAGTLAGIIWAGIPGYLKAKVGSNEVVNSIMMNYIALYFSNYLIMGPFNKKGLAQTPDIQPSAMLWRFLGNDYRLNIGLFIGLIMVVLVYLLFWKTTWGYEIRAVGLNQYAAEYGGINIKKNIIFAMAISGGIAGLGGAVYVSGIQHHAIQMVTFTGYGFDGIAVALLAKNNPIGVIFSALLFGALNTSSISLQMANIPKQIVFLIQAIILIFVAADYIYKWLAEKRRKGALMNE, encoded by the coding sequence ATGAAAAAAAATAACTCCAAAAATGATAACTTAAAAGGAATTAAAACTCTTGTTTCATCATTGTTGTTCCCCTTAATTTCAATAATAGTTGCTATGTTTGTTGCTGTTATATTTGTAATGTGGGCAAAGGATATAAGCTTTATTAAAGGTGTTCAGGTAATGTTTAAAGCAATTTGGAATGGTAGCTTTGGAAGAAGGGATAACTTCATAGAAACATTAGTATATGTAATACCTCTTCTTTTTACAGGGCTTGCAAATGCTGTTGCATTTAAGACAGGGCTTTTTAACATAGGAGTTGAAGGCGAGTTTATGATAAGTATAACTGCTGGTGCAATAGTTGGAATGATTCCAGGGATACCACCGGTTATACATATTATATTGGTATTAATTGCAGGAACACTTGCAGGTATAATATGGGCAGGGATACCAGGATATCTAAAGGCTAAAGTAGGCTCAAATGAAGTAGTTAATTCAATTATGATGAATTATATTGCCTTATATTTTTCTAACTATCTTATAATGGGGCCTTTTAACAAAAAAGGACTTGCCCAAACACCTGACATACAGCCTTCAGCGATGCTCTGGAGGTTTTTGGGAAATGATTACAGGCTGAACATAGGACTATTTATTGGACTTATAATGGTTGTTTTAGTATATTTATTATTTTGGAAAACTACATGGGGATATGAGATAAGAGCTGTTGGATTAAATCAGTATGCAGCTGAGTATGGTGGCATAAATATAAAGAAGAATATAATATTTGCAATGGCAATTTCAGGAGGAATAGCAGGACTTGGAGGAGCAGTTTATGTTTCAGGAATTCAGCATCATGCAATACAGATGGTAACATTTACTGGTTATGGATTTGATGGGATTGCAGTAGCGCTTCTTGCTAAGAACAATCCTATAGGTGTAATATTTTCAGCACTTTTATTTGGAGCTTTAAATACAAGTTCAATATCTCTTCAGATGGCAAATATTCCAAAACAGATTGTATTTTTAATACAAGCAATAATATTAATATTTGTTGCTGCTGATTATATTTATAAATGGTTAGCTGAAAAGAGAAGGAAGGGGGCACTTATGAATGAATAA
- a CDS encoding ABC transporter permease encodes MNNAGIPIVVALLASMLRLATPLIFAALGGLFSEKSGVINIGLEGMLTIGAFFAVYGSFITNNPWIGIIFAIISGAAVASIHAFLSIHLKADQTISGVAINIFASAITSYLLMVLFKRQGQTDGVTSLPYPKEAMLHIPVIGKFLAELNWYVFIAIILVVITNYIFYKTPLGLRIRAVGEHPKAADTLGISVYGIRYLCVILSGALAGLGGASLSLSNTNLFREGMVSGKGFIAIAAMIFGNYKPFGALWACLIFALADAFQIVAQGLGWPFPTEFYSAIPFIITMIVLSGFVGKTVPPAADGIPYEKGEK; translated from the coding sequence ATGAATAATGCAGGAATACCTATAGTTGTAGCACTCCTTGCATCAATGCTAAGGCTTGCAACTCCTTTAATATTTGCTGCCCTCGGAGGATTATTTTCAGAAAAATCGGGGGTTATTAACATAGGACTTGAAGGTATGCTTACAATAGGTGCTTTTTTTGCAGTTTATGGCTCTTTCATAACAAATAACCCTTGGATAGGCATTATATTTGCCATAATTTCAGGAGCTGCTGTAGCATCTATTCATGCTTTTTTAAGTATTCATCTTAAGGCAGACCAGACTATTTCTGGTGTTGCAATAAATATTTTTGCATCTGCAATTACAAGCTATTTACTTATGGTTTTATTTAAAAGACAGGGGCAGACAGATGGTGTAACATCTCTTCCATATCCAAAAGAGGCAATGCTCCATATACCTGTTATTGGAAAGTTCCTTGCAGAATTGAACTGGTATGTATTTATAGCCATAATACTTGTTGTAATTACAAACTACATATTTTATAAAACACCACTGGGACTTAGAATAAGAGCTGTTGGTGAACATCCAAAGGCAGCTGATACTTTAGGTATAAGTGTTTATGGAATAAGGTATTTATGCGTAATATTATCTGGTGCACTTGCAGGTCTTGGTGGAGCATCCCTTTCTTTAAGCAATACAAATCTTTTTAGAGAAGGTATGGTTAGTGGAAAAGGATTTATTGCAATAGCTGCAATGATTTTTGGAAATTATAAGCCTTTTGGGGCACTATGGGCTTGCTTGATATTCGCACTTGCAGATGCTTTCCAAATTGTAGCTCAAGGTTTAGGCTGGCCTTTCCCAACTGAATTTTATTCAGCAATACCTTTTATAATAACAATGATAGTTCTATCAGGGTTTGTTGGTAAAACTGTTCCACCGGCAGCTGATGGTATACCTTATGAAAAAGGAGAGAAATAA
- the rpoN gene encoding RNA polymerase factor sigma-54 encodes MKLDYNLQLKQEQKLIMTQELQLAVKLLQLNSVELNEYVEEQLVENPLLEREEKEEREEEKEELVEFINYLEESRDDEISYDEDKEYVSPLNFIIKETSLWDYLREQLMLIPLSKKDKKIGEYIIDCIDENGYLTIDEKETCEKLGVEIEEVKRIIDLIHTFEPYGVGARDIKECLIIQIRNKEINDPILENIINNMLEEVGQCNITKIAKENGITYEKAKEYINIIKALDPKPGIRYSANDVRYIVPDVILEKIDGKYVVTVNEDSIPHLKINSLYKKLINNKNSPEYHYVKEKLSSAMWLIKSIEQRIDTIKKVVYAIVEYQMDFFEYGIDLKPLTLKQIADMTSLHESTVSRAVKGKYIQTPRGLFELKNFFIKGLQTKGGEDVSVSRLKDRIKEIIKNENKEKPYSDQQIADKMNGEGFNISRRTVAKYREEMNIPSSSKRKTR; translated from the coding sequence ATGAAGCTCGATTATAATCTTCAACTGAAACAAGAACAAAAGCTGATAATGACTCAAGAATTACAACTTGCAGTTAAACTCTTGCAGTTAAATTCTGTCGAGCTTAATGAGTATGTTGAAGAACAGCTTGTTGAGAATCCATTACTTGAGAGAGAAGAAAAAGAGGAAAGAGAAGAAGAAAAGGAAGAATTAGTAGAATTTATAAATTATTTAGAGGAATCAAGGGACGATGAAATAAGCTATGATGAAGATAAGGAATATGTATCACCTTTAAATTTTATAATAAAAGAAACGTCTCTTTGGGATTATTTAAGAGAACAGCTAATGCTGATACCTTTAAGCAAAAAAGACAAAAAAATAGGAGAATATATTATCGATTGTATAGATGAAAATGGATATTTAACAATTGATGAAAAAGAAACATGTGAAAAATTAGGTGTAGAGATTGAGGAAGTAAAGAGGATTATTGATTTAATTCATACCTTTGAACCTTATGGTGTTGGTGCAAGGGACATAAAAGAATGCCTAATAATTCAAATAAGAAATAAGGAAATAAATGATCCTATTTTGGAGAATATAATAAATAATATGCTTGAAGAAGTTGGACAGTGCAATATTACAAAGATTGCAAAGGAAAATGGCATAACTTATGAAAAAGCAAAGGAATATATAAATATTATAAAGGCTTTAGACCCTAAGCCAGGTATAAGATATAGTGCAAATGATGTCAGGTATATAGTACCGGATGTTATACTTGAAAAAATAGATGGAAAATATGTTGTTACTGTAAATGAAGATAGTATTCCTCATCTTAAAATAAATAGTCTATATAAAAAGCTTATAAATAATAAGAATTCACCAGAGTACCATTATGTTAAAGAAAAACTATCTTCTGCTATGTGGCTTATAAAAAGCATAGAGCAAAGGATTGATACAATTAAAAAAGTTGTATACGCAATAGTTGAATATCAAATGGACTTTTTTGAGTATGGAATAGACTTAAAACCTCTAACTTTAAAACAAATAGCAGATATGACATCCCTCCATGAGTCAACTGTTAGTAGGGCAGTTAAGGGTAAATATATACAAACTCCAAGGGGATTATTTGAACTTAAAAATTTCTTCATTAAAGGATTACAGACAAAAGGAGGGGAAGATGTTTCGGTATCAAGATTAAAAGATAGAATTAAGGAGATAATAAAAAATGAAAATAAAGAAAAACCCTATTCTGATCAACAAATTGCTGACAAAATGAACGGTGAAGGTTTTAATATATCAAGGAGAACTGTTGCAAAATATAGAGAGGAAATGAATATACCTTCCTCTTCTAAGAGAAAAACTAGATAA
- a CDS encoding sugar-binding transcriptional regulator — translation MNNILNFQQKIIPEMIELLKKRYQILKSIYYSQPIGRRALSQELSMGERIVRTEVSFLKEQGLVEINSIGMMITEEGKNILENLEEMIHEISGLSNIEETLKKYLGIYEVKVVPGDLDLDSTVLKEMGRIAADYVKELIQDNYIIAVTGGSSVAQVVENFPKVNKQNLLVIPARGGIGRIVETQASTLASKLALRIGASYKLLHVPDNLSRDALETMLNEPDIKDTVEKISKSNILIFGIGRADEMGKRRGLTEDEIKMLLQKGAVAEAFGCYFNKYGKIVDKTPTMTLDFEDVKNIDHIVAIAGGKYKAQAVAAVRTNNPNMVLVTDEGCAKELLKLKDESITK, via the coding sequence GTGAATAATATTTTAAACTTCCAGCAGAAGATTATACCAGAAATGATTGAACTATTAAAAAAAAGATATCAAATTTTAAAAAGTATATATTATAGTCAGCCTATAGGAAGAAGGGCATTATCTCAAGAACTTAGTATGGGAGAAAGGATAGTAAGAACAGAGGTAAGTTTTTTAAAAGAGCAAGGACTTGTTGAAATAAATTCTATTGGTATGATGATAACCGAAGAAGGAAAGAATATTCTTGAAAACCTTGAGGAAATGATACACGAAATAAGTGGTCTTTCAAATATTGAAGAAACTCTAAAAAAATATCTTGGCATTTATGAAGTAAAAGTAGTTCCAGGAGATCTAGACTTAGATAGTACTGTTTTAAAAGAGATGGGAAGAATTGCAGCAGATTACGTAAAAGAATTAATTCAGGATAATTATATAATAGCGGTTACAGGCGGGAGCTCTGTAGCTCAGGTTGTAGAAAACTTCCCAAAAGTAAACAAACAAAATCTTCTTGTGATTCCTGCAAGAGGTGGGATAGGAAGAATTGTTGAAACACAGGCAAGTACCTTGGCTTCAAAACTTGCACTAAGGATTGGAGCAAGTTATAAACTTTTACATGTTCCAGATAATTTAAGCCGTGATGCACTTGAAACGATGCTGAATGAACCAGATATAAAAGATACAGTTGAAAAAATTTCAAAATCTAATATACTAATATTTGGAATTGGTAGAGCAGATGAAATGGGGAAAAGAAGAGGCTTAACAGAAGATGAAATTAAAATGCTCCTTCAAAAAGGAGCTGTAGCTGAAGCCTTTGGATGTTATTTTAATAAATATGGTAAAATTGTTGATAAAACTCCTACTATGACTTTGGATTTTGAAGATGTAAAAAACATCGATCACATAGTTGCAATTGCTGGAGGAAAGTATAAAGCTCAGGCTGTTGCAGCAGTTAGAACTAATAATCCTAATATGGTACTTGTTACAGATGAGGGTTGTGCTAAAGAACTTTTAAAGTTAAAGGATGAATCTATTACAAAGTAA
- the gap gene encoding type I glyceraldehyde-3-phosphate dehydrogenase, with the protein MTIKVAINGFGRIGRNAFKIAQEKLNSNVEIVAINDLTDTKTLAHLLMYDSCFGKFKGTVEAKENSIVVNGKEIKIYAEKDPKNLPWKELGVDIVIESTGLFTKKEKAVAHIEAGAKKVIISAPATDEDITIVMGVNENMYDPANHHVISNASCTTNCLAPFAKVIDEKFGIVKGLMTTVHSYTNDQRILDLPHKDLRRARAAAESIIPTTTGAAKAVGKVLPNLKGKLNGFALRVPTPTVSVTDLVCEVSKPTTVEEVNAALKEAAEGPLKGILGYEEQPLVSIDFRGDERSSIVDALSTMVIEGNMVKVVSWYDNEWGYSNRIVDLVNYVAERL; encoded by the coding sequence ATGACTATTAAAGTCGCTATCAATGGATTTGGAAGAATAGGAAGGAATGCCTTTAAAATTGCACAAGAAAAATTAAACAGCAACGTAGAAATAGTTGCAATTAACGATTTAACAGACACTAAAACACTTGCACATCTTTTAATGTACGATTCATGCTTTGGAAAGTTCAAGGGAACTGTTGAAGCAAAGGAAAATTCTATTGTTGTTAATGGAAAAGAAATTAAAATTTATGCTGAAAAGGATCCAAAGAACTTACCATGGAAGGAACTTGGAGTAGACATTGTTATTGAATCAACAGGACTTTTTACAAAAAAAGAAAAAGCAGTAGCACACATTGAAGCAGGTGCAAAAAAGGTTATAATTTCAGCTCCTGCAACTGATGAAGATATTACTATAGTTATGGGTGTTAATGAAAATATGTATGACCCAGCAAACCATCATGTAATATCTAATGCATCTTGTACAACAAACTGTCTTGCTCCTTTTGCAAAGGTTATTGATGAAAAGTTTGGAATAGTAAAAGGTTTAATGACAACAGTTCACTCATATACTAATGACCAAAGAATTCTTGACTTACCACATAAGGATTTAAGAAGAGCAAGAGCAGCTGCTGAATCAATAATACCAACAACAACTGGAGCAGCAAAGGCTGTAGGTAAAGTTCTTCCAAACCTTAAGGGTAAGTTAAATGGATTTGCATTAAGAGTTCCAACTCCAACAGTTTCAGTTACTGACCTTGTATGTGAAGTTTCAAAGCCAACAACTGTTGAAGAAGTAAATGCAGCATTAAAGGAAGCTGCAGAAGGTCCATTAAAGGGAATACTTGGCTATGAAGAACAGCCACTTGTATCAATTGATTTCAGAGGAGATGAAAGATCATCAATAGTTGACGCACTTTCAACTATGGTTATTGAAGGTAACATGGTTAAGGTTGTATCTTGGTACGACAATGAATGGGGTTATTCAAATAGAATAGTTGATCTTGTAAATTACGTAGCTGAAAGATTATAA
- a CDS encoding phosphoglycerate kinase: protein MNKKTVRDIDVKGKKVIVRCDFNVPQDKEGNITDDRRIVSALPTIKYLLDNNAKVILMSHLGRPKEGYDAKYSLKPVAKRLSELLNIDVKLAEDKEVVGENAVRLTNEMKEGEVVLLENVRFIPTETKNDMEFAKKLASLADIFVNDAFGTAHRAHSSTAGIASYLPAVAGFLIEKEISIMGKALENPERPFVAILGGAKVSDKIGVINNLLEKVDKLIIGGGMAYTFLKAQGINVGKSLVEEDKVEYAKQMIDKANEKGVKLFLPVDHVVAKEFKADAEWKISKTEVPEGYMGLDIGPDTVKLFEEAVLDAKTVIWNGPMGVFEMPAFANGTKKVAEALSKVNGTTIIGGGDSAAAVEQLGYADKMTHISTGGGASLEFLEGLELPGIAALNNK, encoded by the coding sequence ATGAATAAAAAGACAGTTAGAGATATCGATGTAAAAGGTAAAAAGGTTATAGTTAGATGTGATTTCAATGTTCCACAGGATAAAGAAGGAAATATTACAGATGATAGAAGAATAGTTTCTGCTCTTCCAACAATTAAATACTTGTTAGATAATAATGCAAAAGTTATTTTAATGTCTCATCTTGGAAGACCAAAGGAAGGCTATGATGCAAAATATAGCTTAAAGCCTGTTGCAAAGAGGTTATCAGAGCTTTTAAACATAGATGTAAAACTTGCTGAGGATAAAGAAGTTGTTGGAGAAAATGCAGTTAGACTTACTAATGAAATGAAAGAAGGAGAAGTTGTCCTACTTGAAAACGTTAGATTTATTCCAACTGAAACAAAGAATGATATGGAATTTGCAAAAAAATTAGCATCTCTTGCTGATATATTTGTAAATGATGCCTTTGGTACAGCACATAGAGCACATTCTTCAACTGCAGGTATAGCAAGTTACCTTCCAGCAGTTGCAGGCTTTTTAATTGAAAAAGAAATCAGTATTATGGGTAAAGCTCTTGAAAACCCAGAAAGACCATTTGTTGCAATATTAGGTGGTGCAAAGGTTTCAGACAAAATTGGAGTTATAAATAATCTCCTTGAAAAGGTTGACAAATTAATAATTGGTGGTGGTATGGCCTATACTTTCCTAAAAGCGCAGGGAATTAATGTTGGAAAATCACTTGTTGAAGAGGATAAAGTTGAATATGCAAAACAGATGATAGACAAAGCAAATGAAAAAGGAGTTAAGTTATTCCTTCCTGTTGACCATGTTGTTGCTAAGGAATTTAAAGCCGATGCTGAGTGGAAAATATCAAAAACAGAGGTTCCAGAAGGTTATATGGGGCTTGATATAGGTCCAGATACTGTAAAGCTTTTTGAAGAAGCAGTTTTAGATGCAAAGACAGTTATATGGAATGGACCTATGGGAGTATTTGAAATGCCAGCTTTTGCAAATGGAACTAAAAAGGTTGCAGAAGCATTATCTAAAGTTAATGGTACAACTATAATTGGAGGAGGAGACTCAGCAGCAGCTGTTGAACAGCTTGGATATGCTGATAAGATGACTCATATTTCAACTGGTGGAGGAGCATCCCTTGAATTTTTAGAGGGACTTGAACTTCCAGGAATAGCTGCTTTAAATAATAAATAA
- the tpiA gene encoding triose-phosphate isomerase: protein MRKPIIAGNWKMNKTGKEAAQLVLALIDKVKDAKCEVVLCPPFTSLSQVVTLVENTNIKVGAQNMYYEESGAFTGEVSPLMLKELGVKYVILGHSERRQYFKEDDELINKKVKACFLYGLTPILCVGETLEQREKGETFELIKTQLQKDLKDVSAEDVASMVIAYEPIWAIGTGKTATAQDANDVIKFIRQNIKEMYDENTAQSIRIQYGGSVKASTIKEQMAQSDIDGALVGGASLKADEFAAIVNY, encoded by the coding sequence ATGAGAAAGCCTATAATTGCTGGTAATTGGAAGATGAATAAAACTGGTAAAGAAGCTGCACAATTAGTTTTAGCATTAATAGATAAGGTAAAGGATGCAAAATGTGAGGTTGTATTATGCCCTCCTTTTACATCACTTTCACAGGTAGTTACTTTGGTTGAAAACACAAACATAAAAGTTGGAGCACAAAACATGTATTATGAAGAAAGTGGTGCTTTTACTGGAGAAGTTTCACCATTAATGTTAAAAGAGCTTGGAGTGAAGTATGTTATATTAGGACATAGTGAAAGAAGGCAATACTTTAAAGAAGATGATGAGCTTATAAATAAAAAGGTGAAAGCTTGCTTTCTATATGGTTTAACTCCAATATTGTGTGTTGGTGAAACATTAGAACAAAGAGAAAAAGGAGAGACCTTTGAATTAATAAAAACACAGCTTCAAAAGGACTTAAAGGATGTAAGTGCAGAGGATGTTGCAAGTATGGTAATTGCTTATGAACCTATCTGGGCAATAGGCACTGGTAAAACAGCAACTGCACAGGATGCAAATGATGTTATTAAATTTATAAGACAAAACATTAAAGAGATGTATGACGAAAATACTGCACAGTCCATTAGAATACAGTATGGAGGAAGCGTTAAGGCTTCAACAATAAAAGAACAGATGGCACAAAGCGATATAGATGGAGCATTAGTTGGAGGAGCAAGTTTAAAAGCAGATGAGTTCGCAGCTATCGTTAACTATTAA
- the gpmI gene encoding 2,3-bisphosphoglycerate-independent phosphoglycerate mutase, which produces MQNRLRMLLILDGWGINERKDGNAIANANTKNFSYYWNNYPHTTLNASGLDVGLPEGQMGNSEVGHLNIGAGRIIYQEFTRINKEINEGRFFKNEAFLNAIENVKKYNTKMHLYGLLSDGGVHSHIDHLKALLKLCKDKGLKEVYVHCFLDGRDVPPQSALTYIDELENYMKEIGVGKIATISGRYYAMDRDKRWERVQLAYNALVKGEGEIASSAKEAVEKSYSENRVDEFVLPTVIVEDSRPIAKIEENDSVIFFNFRPDRAREITRAFVDKEFEGFNRDYIRVYYVCMTLYDKTINNVDIAYKPEKYINSLGEYLSKNGIKQLRIAETEKYAHVTFFFNSGIEAPYANEDRILIPSPKVPTYDMQPEMSAYIVTERVLKEIDEDKYDFIVLNFANPDMVGHTGVYNAAVAAINAVDECIGKVVNKVLEKNGVVYITADHGNAEQMIDYETGEPYTAHTTNKVPFIVIGEGDVKLRDGGRLCDISPTILKSMGLAIPEEMTGEPIIL; this is translated from the coding sequence ATGCAAAACAGACTTCGTATGCTACTTATTCTCGATGGATGGGGAATAAATGAAAGAAAAGATGGGAATGCTATAGCTAATGCAAATACAAAGAATTTCAGCTATTATTGGAACAATTACCCTCATACAACTTTAAATGCTAGTGGCCTTGATGTTGGATTGCCAGAGGGGCAGATGGGTAACTCTGAAGTTGGGCATCTTAATATTGGGGCAGGACGTATAATTTATCAGGAATTTACAAGGATAAATAAAGAGATAAATGAAGGAAGATTTTTCAAAAATGAAGCATTTTTAAATGCTATTGAGAATGTTAAAAAATATAATACTAAAATGCATCTTTACGGTTTGCTATCTGATGGAGGAGTACACAGCCATATTGATCATCTTAAAGCCTTATTAAAGCTTTGTAAAGATAAAGGATTAAAGGAAGTTTATGTTCATTGCTTCCTTGATGGACGTGATGTTCCTCCTCAAAGTGCACTTACTTATATTGATGAACTTGAAAATTATATGAAAGAAATTGGAGTAGGAAAGATAGCTACAATTTCAGGAAGATACTATGCAATGGATAGGGATAAAAGATGGGAGAGAGTGCAGCTTGCATACAATGCCTTAGTTAAAGGTGAAGGAGAAATAGCAAGCAGTGCGAAGGAAGCAGTTGAAAAGTCTTATAGTGAAAACAGGGTAGACGAATTTGTGCTTCCAACTGTAATCGTAGAGGATAGCAGACCAATTGCTAAGATTGAAGAGAATGACTCTGTTATATTTTTTAACTTTAGACCTGATAGAGCAAGAGAAATTACAAGAGCATTTGTTGATAAAGAATTTGAAGGGTTTAATAGGGACTATATAAGGGTATACTATGTTTGTATGACATTATATGATAAAACAATAAATAATGTTGATATTGCATACAAACCAGAAAAATATATTAATTCATTAGGAGAATATTTAAGTAAAAATGGTATAAAACAACTTAGAATTGCAGAAACTGAAAAATATGCTCATGTTACCTTTTTCTTTAATAGTGGCATTGAAGCTCCTTATGCAAACGAAGATAGAATATTAATACCATCACCAAAGGTTCCGACTTACGATATGCAGCCAGAGATGAGTGCTTATATTGTTACTGAAAGGGTTTTAAAGGAGATAGACGAAGATAAATATGATTTTATAGTCTTAAATTTTGCTAATCCGGATATGGTTGGGCATACAGGAGTTTATAATGCTGCTGTTGCTGCAATTAATGCTGTTGATGAATGTATTGGCAAGGTAGTTAATAAGGTTCTTGAAAAGAATGGGGTTGTTTATATTACAGCAGATCATGGAAATGCTGAACAGATGATTGATTATGAAACTGGAGAGCCATATACGGCTCATACAACAAATAAAGTTCCTTTTATAGTAATTGGTGAAGGTGATGTAAAATTAAGGGATGGGGGAAGGCTCTGTGATATTTCACCAACAATATTAAAATCAATGGGTCTTGCCATCCCTGAAGAGATGACAGGAGAGCCAATTATTTTATAG